Proteins co-encoded in one candidate division KSB1 bacterium genomic window:
- a CDS encoding sugar transferase → MICLWHLRGQPRAFDAWVKLDLEYIENWSLWLDIKLVLYSAWYTVSGKNH, encoded by the coding sequence ATGATCTGCCTCTGGCACCTGCGCGGGCAGCCGCGGGCCTTCGACGCCTGGGTGAAGCTCGACCTGGAGTACATTGAAAACTGGTCGCTATGGCTGGACATCAAACTCGTCCTATACTCCGCGTGGTACACCGTCTCGGGCAAGAATCATTGA